A stretch of DNA from Fundulus heteroclitus isolate FHET01 chromosome 22, MU-UCD_Fhet_4.1, whole genome shotgun sequence:
cccccccccccaattacGCAGTTGGTTgctaaggttgttttttttgcgaTATCCTAACTGCGTAAATCATGATGCTGTGACTTATTTGGTTAACAtctgggtttgtgtgtgtgctttaaCCAGCAATGAtaatttgtgataaaaaaaatgtccatgcTTTCTACTTCTTTTTCTCACGTCTAGAAAGGTGGAGCCAATGTAGTACTTTACCATTTGCTTATGACTTTATTAGGATTCATGTTGAGTAGATTTTGCAGTGTGAGATTAACTTAAACTTTATTAAATAATACAGCAATGCATgccttgtgttttgtttttgttttttattcggAATGGAAAAGTTTACATTTGTActgtcttaatttttttaatctaaaacaaactaaaaacatgGGGTTGACATGCCAAATTTAATACACTTAATGTATACCTTAGTAATTACCCAGATTGGTTCATTAGACAAGAAATATTTCATGGtgtttaacttttaatttaaacatgAAAGACATTATTCTTTCATTAAgcaagtgtgtttttttgttgtgtttttgctaGACAACATAAAGATTATACATTCAATGATGTCATATTTaggcttcttttctttctttcttttttttttttttacacatggcTAGTGGTAAAACGGGATGTCATTCATGCAAAAGTCAGGCTGAAGGCTCTCGAAGGTGCAGTCGGATGTGGCCATGGCACAGCCTCCACAGCGGCAGCTCAGGGCAACGGGGTAGGTGACAACTGGGTCAACTCCGGGCACACATTCAGGAAACTCGAATGTCTTGTAGTACAAATCCCCATAAGTGCACACATGCTGGATTGCTTTGTTATATGATGTCTTATAGTTGGGATCCTGGAAACAAGTACACAAAAGACATGTTCTTTTATTACACTGAgactttaaaatgtgatttgcTAGATGACACAAGTTTATTACATAGTAGTAACATGTACATAACACAATTgagacaactttatttattatccTGAAACACCATCTTCATGACTGAAGATTGCCTTCATATTTTGCATCTAAACATTTGAACCTCACACTTACAGCCTGtagagtacttttttttttttccaatttaggATGAAACCCTTTGAAAGACCTCCTACCACACCATTCTCTCCAAGCAGCAAACGTTCAGGCCTCAAACAGTTTCACTTCGTCTCAACGTCTTTCTTTGAACGTCACCACCCACCTTGGTCGCGCAGTACCCGCTGCAGATGGTGGTTTCCACTCTGTGACAGCCAGAACAGCCCCTCTTCTCTAGAGATATTGTCTGGTTGAGGAGCTGGCAGCGAGGGAGCTGAAAGGCTGCTGCTGATGGTGGGGAAAAATATTGCTTATTTATACATTAAAGATtccttttggtgtttttcttgcAAGGCAACACAAATCATGTCTCTGGACTGACCCTTTTCCAACAAATCTTCACATCAGAATGCCAATGAGTGTCATTACCACCTCAATCCATTACTTCCTCCAAATGTACTGAGACTTTcaatgatttgatttttgtctgaatttttttttttagatttttctcaaGATTTTACCtctcgatatttttaaagcacctCTTTAAGTGATTCAAACTGAGGCTTGTCAAACTTGAATCCTTATTCTCTGTGAGCCTCAAAGAATACATCACAGCGTCATGTCAGGAATTtcatcaaaatgtaattttcaaaCTCTTCCCATCTATATCGTGAAGATTTGTTTCACACaattcaagtaaaaaaacaaacaaaaaaaaacccagcaaatttaatgaaagaaattaaaagtcaCAATAAGTTGATGGCAAAAATGTTCACAACCTcaaactaattatttttttgatttgattttagcCTACCTGAGTTCACATCTAATATCAGTCATAGTGAATCTgattaaatgaaagaaattatgtTTAGCTGGTCTGGCACTTGTTCATTTGTACTTTTCTGCTAAGGCAATAGTTGGCAAAGATGCTTCAAAGGTTAAAAGAGGTGTTGTTGCATTAAGGTATTAGTCAGGAGAaaggtttatattttttaaaaaatctaattattatttatacagcactgtACAGTTAAGGCAGTCACCAGTGGAGAAAATGTGGTACTACAGGGACACTTTAAAAGGTGCTGAGAGTGAAAAAGTCAAGGAGAACAGGATTCCTTTCTTCCAAAGAAGAAATTTAGGCTTGCATACATCTCCAAAACTTCGAGGGAGATTGTGTTACAGTCAGATGAAACCAAGCTGGAACCTTTGGGCCATGAATTCAAAGGGTATTGTTGGCAggggacaaaaataaacaagactTAAAATTACCAAAAGGATGACAACACCCACTGTGTAGCATGGGGGTGGCTGCATCATGATCTGGGGTTAATTTTCTTCATATGGGACagatattttatcaatatggaTGAAGTTATGAATAGAAATGTTGTTCGGCAAATAGGTTTAGCCTTCAGGTAAAAATAGGTAATACCTTCAGGTGTCTGCTAGAAAACTAAAGGTAAAGAGGACGCTCGTTTTTAGGCATCGCAGTGAGTCCTGACACGAATgtgaatcaaaaaaaaaaaaaaaaaaaagaatagcttCATTGATGGAAAGTTTAAATTTTGAAAGTGCTTAGTGAGAACCCCGAAGcaaatctgacagaaaatctgAGGGGTTACCTCAGAAGGAATGTGGATAAGAGACATCCTCACACTCTGAGACTTATTGAGAACTTTTGTTAGGCAGAGGGATCAAATATTGTCTAGTCAAGACGTGGGATGCTGCAGGCCcccataaaaagaaagaaaagacaatgttggaaattaataaaaatagtgTGATGAAAAAGTTGTAGTCTAAAGGTGTGCAAACTTAGGAAAgcagattattgcaccttgtttatgtatttattaattcattttCCAGATTTGGTTGTTTTTCAGTTGGATTGTACAGGATATGGTCCTCACATGTGGAACATGTGCATCACAAAAACCTTTATTCTTTAACAGAGATTCATACACTTTTGATAgctaaatattattattattattacctgcGGGCGCCAGGGACCAAATGAATGAGGAGGCTCCCAGAAACAAACACACCATCAGTGAAAACTTCAGTCCTCTATCCTGAGCCATtgtccttaaaataaaaacagtttggaATTGTTAGTTTGTACATATAATGTTACAAATAACCTGTGAGTTCTTCAGAACATAATGCTTACATTTTTGAAGTATTACAAAATTCTTtaataaaatgttcacatttgactacaataaaaaaaacaaaatctatctatctatctatctatctatctatctatctatctatctatctatctatctatctatctatctatctatctatctatctatctatctatctatctatctatctatctatctatctatctatctatatatatatatatatatatatatatatatataatttttttaaatgtagtaataaaaaataatagtttttgtAGTAATACAAATTTTtagtaataaaacattttgtttaaaatgtaatataaatTATACCGCTTACTTTCTGGAGGTGTTGGGTTCAGCAACACATTCAGTACCACATTAACATAGGACACAGTCATTAACCCTACCATGAAATTGTAGCATATTCTTTGTATGGAACTGTATCATATTCTCATACAGATAAATGGTAAATCACTGACAGAAACAGCACATACTTACCTCTGAGGTGTCTGCAGCCAGTGTGATGGGGAAACCTGCCCACCTCTATTTTTATACGGCCAAGACGAGATGCTCGGATCAACCCCGATTTCCTGCTTTTGGTACAAGGATGTTCGTTGTTAAAACCTTTATCCATCCCAGGGATCAACCTCTCAGTGAAGCATTTTTACATCCTGTTGCACACAGATATCAGGATTAAGAGCAGAGTCTTGCTCAAGGTTACTGGGACAGGAGCAGAGCCCCTGGGCAAAGAATGCAGACTTTATAGGCTTACAGTTCAACATGAGGTTGATTTGGAACATCATAAAACAATGAAGATAAATGGCACAAAAGTATAAATTTAATAAGCCAAAAACAGTTTGGCTTTTTTACATTACGGGTGCATCgtgaaagaataaaaagtcattaaaaagaCAATTTATTTCAGTAGTTCAGTTCAAAGAGAGAACTCATATGTATTAATTTCATGTGATTGATTTGCATTAATGCAGCGTGACATGGAGGCGATCCGCCTGTGGTTTTGCTGAGGTGTAAtagaagcccaggttgctttgatatcATCTTTCAGCTCTTCTGGGTGGTAGGCTCTGGCGTTTCTCATCTCCCTCTTGACATTTATCTTAAGATTCTCAGTTCACTTTGCTGGACAATCAGTCATAGTGACACCATTGTCATTATAGCAGGCAATGATGCTTTTGGCAGTGTGGGTAGGGGCCAAGTCCTGCCAGAAAATGAAACCAGCGTCTTCAttaagcttgtcagcagagggaagcctTGGGGTTGTGTCATTCATGAGCGAGTCAAACATTCAAAAAGAACTAAACATTCAAGTGAACTTACCTGAATCACTTCATTGACTTAGTTGTCCATTTCTCAGAGCAGTTGAGGTCAGCTCTCTCTCCTTTTggttgaattattttattttaacgtTAAGGCAATCTAAATGTTTAACTTGTATTTTCAATCTTTTTCTTTGATGTATGTGACCCTTATCTACGGAAGacgattagggccactcaaaaaaaataaataaaataaaaaataaaaagtttactcaattctgacttttttctcagaattctgagatcaaagtcagaattctgacttttttcccaAAATTCTGACTTAATTCTgagaaaaagtcagaattgagtagactttttttttcttttttttgagtggccctaatcctcttccgtacttACCTGCTGTTTATAAGCATAATCTgtgtatgtttcttttttacttgATTGTCTATATTTTTGCCAATAAAGAtctgaaacacacaaaaaaaaaacggagctGCGCTTAGCATAAGCTAGCGCTACGCTACCATAAGATAGAGCCCCACTAACATTAGCCCGGACCATCGAGTCAAGGAGAAAACAGGTTTTATGTCCCATGATGTTGTTCATTCAGTTTGTAATAGAATACATCTTAGAGACTATTCCACACTCATATGATGACaattagaatataattttattaaattttagtataagaaaccaaaaatgtggtTACATGAGCTACAGAACCATCATTATCTGTTCTAAGATCTCCTGATGGATGAGCAACTTTGAACTAGATCAGAGCTCAAGCCTCATGAGGCCTGTTGGCCACTCCATTGTGGGTCTaataaaaccaaaccaaaaatgtttttaactataAAGGTAGTAAGAAATGTTGGGCTTAGCATTTCTTCTGTATGCTTTTATGCTGAAGGGCAACAATGGTACAATGCTTTCATAagcaatttaatgtttttttagcctcaagctttatgctttatttcttttaagtggcttacatttatttctttactttctGGACATGGCTCAGTTAGCTGGCATTATTCTACAAGATAAGAAGGTTTTTTGAcctttgtaaaaatgtatgctaattttttttttattctgaaaacagaaattaataatgACTTAATTTCCCTAGCTTCAAAATAATAAGTAGTAAATGTTCTTTATACTTTTGACACTCTCGACCCATTTTATTTGGTAGCTAGCAGAGGGGGTAAAAGTGGCTTTTTGAATTGGGAAGGTTGCAAGCCCTGGACTAGATTGAACACAACAGACACAGTTCCCCAAATCACCGTAGACCCAAACTGTACCTTAAGAAACTAGgattttttcctctccactcttcctccagactcagttcaaatgtaaatgttacTTTCGGCTTAAAAGAGCACTTTACAGCACTTTATAATTAGCTATCCTTTTTTTCTTGCCCCAGGTAAGATGCGTCTGAGATTGCTAGGAATGGCCACAGTTCATGTAGAGCCCTTTAAATCgtgttgttactgaaatgtgttatacaaataaactaaCCCTGCCTCGCCATGCCTTTTGAACCTCCCTCATCTTTCATAATAATGTCTGATATGCAACCGGTAGGAGGTTCTATAAGAACGATAGTACTACAGACAGTAGCTCCCATATGGTCTAGCGGTTAGGATTCCTGGTTTTCACCCAGGCGGCCCGGGTTCGACTCCCGGTATGGGAACTTATTTTCGGTTTCACTATCACTATGTTTGCATTTGTGCCCTAAACATGAGTAGCACAAATTGCAAGAATAACAACGCTCTCCGTTCTAACTATAGGTTTAGCACTACCTTTCataaatttagaaaaatataacaCAACTGCTATTTTCACAGTAATTGTAATGGATTATGTTATGATGGAAAACAGAACAGGATGTGTGTTCTGCTAAGGGTGCATCTCCCAGTGAGTTAATCCTCGTTTATCTTGACACGGTCGCCCTGACATGCTCTCCCGTTCGGCTTTGTAAACTTTAGATTTTGATCTTCTTGTTTAACACGTCATGGTTCCTTACAGGATGCGTTTGTAATTGGTTCAGATGACACACCATATTAAGCAGATTGATTTGGATTTTGACCGGGGGTtgcgtttttatttatttatttcaaatattagGCGAATGACAGGTCTATATTTTCCTAGATATGTTAGATATGTTCCTagtgtgtttttaatattgcgaataaacaacacaaaagtaaataaagtgagggaaaaatagataaaatcgTCCAACAAtccttttttatacatttacatttatttctacaAATCTAATATTGTTTTGGTTGTATGAACAGTTTGAACAGACAAGAGAAGGACAGAAGGAAAAGAAGCAAATGTCTAGTTGTGTGTTATAATTACAGCAAATAGTACAATAGTTTTCATCCTTACAGTCGTGAGGGAGCAGAGCGTCACGTATCAAGGTGGTGAAACAAATATAGCCGACCCCGGAAATAAACTTTATACTCGTTTGTCGACGGGTCTTAAGAACGGACGGACAAGCTTCGCACCGGGGCGCATGCGCAAAAGCAGCGCGGTTACGAAAATCGCAGTTCAGGCTGATTCCCCCAAACTAAACTACAAGGAAAAGGACAGAGGCAGCACAGCGATGGCAGGGGAAGAGGCTGCCGGTCAGAATAAGGTCAGAGCTTCGTGTTCGTATTCACTGTTATATGGAGAAAGCATGAAAATGGCTTCCTAGCTTCCAGTCTTCACGAGGTCACCAATAGTTAACCGACATCCattgtctttaaatgttgcctgttgtttttttcattcactTTCTGTTAAGatagttttttctgttttcattcttTAGATACCAAAATCTAATAGCATTGTCGGCAGTGACAACATAAACACCAACAGGCTCATGAATATTTATTATTACACAAGCCTTGTAACCTTCATCACTTCACCTTTGTCGCTCCTtaaagagacacacacagaataACAGTTTAGGGTAGGATCTCCCCACAGCTCAGTGACTCGCATTAAAAACAGGCAGGTTAGTTTTCACGTCCAGCTGTAACCACAGAGTCCTTCTAGCAGAAGTTGGGTCAAAACAAACGAGAGGGCTTAATATATGTTCGTGTACGTTCCTGGATGAGCATTGAAACCTGAGGAAAGTTGTAATACTGCAGTGTCGGATCCCTGTTTGTCAAAGAATAGATCGTAAAGCACTAAAGACATTTCTGGGTTGCTTGTCCGGTACGACCCATTCAGGTCTTCAGAGACTAAACTAAACAAGGCGGGGTGGGATTCAGTTCCTCTGCCCCTCAGCTCTGGAACAAACAGCCTGAAAACATGAGATGTGCAGAAACTGTTCCGACTGAAACTTTACTGTTTACTGCAGCTGTTGATCAAAGAATCTGACCACGCAACTGTTTGAAACTATGCTTTCTTTCATATCTGCATTTAACGTCCCTTTCTTATACAATGCCTTGCTCTATTATTTCTgtcttgtatagcactttgttggcctagtgtataaatagtgctgtataaatgaataatataggatgaataaataaatttagtCTTTTGGCAGAGTGATTGAATGcaatgtgaagcactttgtggtcCTCTgaacttgataaagtgctatacacgTACAGGCCATTTGCTATTTAGTCTTTATTAAGACTACAAGTATTTAGACAGCATACCATGCTTGCATACGCTTTTGAATAAGGCTTACAATGCAGGCAAAATGTGCGTTACACTTAAAAgcagggctgggcgataaatcgatttaatcgaatTTACAggttaagatttaatttttgtaaaatcTGGATTTAATTTTGCCAATGCATGCATTGGGCTTCCCTCAAGAGAATATtctgcaatgctgaatatatgtttaagaaaatatgtGGTCAAAAATtctgtaaagaggaaactttttttttttttaaaaccttataCACTTTCATTTagtcatttacttttttaagttagtttgaagttacacaagagAAGTGAGGcgtgttcttagctcattgtttaacaccactagcagcaaatgtttagTTATATTGTCATTGTTTACAGCgtcagggcggccatcttgttttataagcatgtttcacagcttgtatttagttgcactttgaattcaggtcaacttccagacaaaatgcttgacatgAAAGCAAGTTTTCGTTTCTAtaagttatttttgtaaaacgaaaaggagggaaaaaactcaattaatctgatttggtattataaaatcttgagattttattttcaggcCATATCGCCCTAGTTAAACGTACTGGCTGACAAATGAAGCGATGTTAGAGATTTGCTAGGTGGGTCTCCATCGTGGTTTGAAGCGCTTCCTGTCCCTTCCCGTGTCTGCTTTTCAGGGCTTTAAGCTGCTGGGCATCCTGGACGTCCAGAGGACACCGTGTGCCAGAGAAGCCATCCTGCATGGAGCTGGAGGCTCAGTAGCTGCCGGCATGCTGTATTTTCTGGCCACCAGTAAGTCGTCCTTTGAAGTTATGTCTTCATTTTTCTAAGGACCGCCTGAAGCTTCTTTCATCCTTCTCACTCAGCTGGTCTTAAGAAAtcaggaaatttaaaaaaataacttcaattttaagttatttcacTAAAACATAACCAAGCATTGATCTGACCTTGGCTTCCACCTGTGTGTTAAAGTATAGTGAAGGTAAAAATGTTTGGCCATGTCTCAGACAGCTAAGGTCCTCTGTCCCctaaactctctctctctcctgttgTGACCAGGTCGAGTGAGGCGCTCCTTTGACGTAGGATTTGCCGGCTTCATGCTCACCACTCTTGGGTCCTGGTATGTCCTGTGTGAGCTGTACCGCGCGGTTggcattttcccctcagcagcgtCTCTCACTGTTTTCGTGTCGCGTCAGGTTTTACTGCAGGATCAACAACGCCAAGCTGCGCGTGCAGCAGAGGGTGATACAGGAGGGCATGAGGAACAAGGTCGTCTATGAGGGAACCGTTCTGGACCCCACGAACAAGCCCAACGCAGAAGCTCCGCCGGGTCCCCCGTGACGTCCGGCACCAAAAACGCATCTCTCTGTGAAAGAGGGAATCAGAGGGACACAGACTGGGCCGTCTTTGACTGCATGAGGATGTGAAGAGAACAAACAAGCGCTCTTTGATTTGTTTGAGTTGGTGGTTTTAGTGGTCTTTAAAGTTCCTGCAGCAGGGGGTCAGTCTGTCAAACCAAGACTTTTCAAAGTTGCCTTCAAACCTCCAAACGTGAAAATCTTTTCCAATACAAACAAGAAGCTGGCCTTGTGGTTTAAACTGTAAATTaagagtttttttaattatttactctGGAATCAACTCCTAAATTGCcatgtaatttatttatccCAGATATGCATTtctggaacaataaaaaaacacttcacaAAAATGCTAATAACTTGTGTGTGTGCTGATGTGTATTAAACTAATTTATGAAGACATAATTCAgtagaataaaaagaaaagaaagaagacatAGACCTACTGAGTGAAGCATCCTTAAAATCCCCACGTCTGGTAACCATGATTTATACCCAGAGGACCTTTATCCTAGCAGCGTGTCTCCTGTGGTGTTCTGCTGCCTTCAAACTCTTTTTAAACCTCTTGagtaaaatatgtaaatgaTGAACTGAACACTATATTGATGCATTCTGTTTGCATCAGAGAACTAAAATAGGGTAAAAATCGTTCCAGTCAATACAGTCAAAAACAGAGCCAGAGCTCCAGTGGAATGATTCAGGTCAGAGCATATCCATATCAGACTGGCCTAATCAAAGCCCGGGGGAAATGGACCTGCAGCTGTGGCCGCAGTGAAGCTGAATTCAAATGTACATCACAGCTAACctctttgtttaaaaactcATATCACTCACCGTGTAATTAACGATGCACCGCCTTGTATATCAGACCGTAAAATATACCGAAGTTCGTAGTTGTGACGTGACAAACTCCTCCAGTTGTCGGCTATGAACGCTTCTGCATGGCCCGATATTCTGCGCTGCTATTCAGCCTGTcagccagcaggtggcagcatcGGCCCACTGTAAAATTGGGTCAGGGTCAAGGTTCTCTGCAAGAATCACAAGTGAATCAGTCGCATGAATCCCTGACCAGGCTGAATAATTCCCAGGGGGAGTCCCAGAAGATAAATGTTGGTTTTAGTATTGTCCGGATAAGAAGCAAACATTAGCTATGataaaggaaaacattaatTCCAACATGTGCGATTTTGTTACTTAGTAAAATATCAGATTTCATCTCTAAACTACATTCTGGACGGTTGGATGTcttgagaaaaataaacttgaatATCACACTTACACAGGAGTGCGGTTTCTTCTATCGTGTACATACAGCAGTGCCAAAAGGAAAATGATCAAAGTTAACAGCCGTGTTTAGTTCGTGCATGCACACCATGCATCTTATTTCATGGCAGGTTCATTTGCACGGCTGTTTAATTATTAGTAACGACATTCATAAACTTCTAATGAATCAGTTCCTGACTAAATCGCTGCACTCACTGCAACACAAAACTATGCTGTATGTTTAAACATGGGAATAACCACACCACCTTTATATTCAGCATAACGGATACCTACAACACACTGGCAAACTAGCTGCAAGGGCTTTGTGTCCAGTTGTTTGTCAGAGATGGGGAATCGATGTGAGcagctaaattactgaaggaaaATGGCCTCAGCTTCAGAAAACAGAGTCTCACACCGGCAGAGACTTTGGTTGGACAGACCAGAGTCGCTTCTTTATTACTCCGGACAGAAGTCCAAACAAACTGGGAGCTGGACTGAGATGCCGAAGAGactcatgttttctttttttaaacaaccctCATGCATGTACTAAGAAGACAGTTACAAAAAAATTCTGGTTTGGAACCACAGTCTCATTAATGACttctattttaataaaatcaaacatgtccATCGACAAGAGCGAATGGCTTACCCCATTGAGGTACAGAAGGAACAGGGAGAAAGGGGAACAGAAAAATTAGGCATTTATATTGCCCGTATGATGGACCCCAGCATGATCAGTACATTTATACAGATGACCTATGTGGTGCTGTTGTCTAGGTGACATCttgttttgtaaattattttattattcaatcattacattcattttttttcctcgtgTGTTAAACGGATTCAGGTCAATTTGCCACTTTATATCTCATTTCATACCCATATACCTTACCATCGAGTCCTTTTATTTCTCTTGGAAGTCAAGGACTGTGATAAATTATGGAGATAAATAGAAATGTTCAAATCTCACAtgtaatttgatttaatttcagatttCCCTGAAAACTATAAAATTGACTGTATTTCCAATGACCATGGACCTGATCCCAAATTTTGTTCCACTGACTCctacaaaatatgaaatattgcaaCTTCcgatcaaaataaaataaccacCTCCTTCTGATATATAATAACTATCTGGGTCACATTTCCTTACAGTAGACTCAGCTGTTTAcacaaatataattaaaatcattGTTTGACTAAAGCGGGAATTAAACATCCTCCTGCGAGATAAGAACTGCCGCCTGGTGGGTGCGAAATACCCAAAGGCAgatggccctttttttttttggggtcaGAAAAGATCAAAACTTTCAGAAGGTACCGATTTGTGAAAAGGCAAACTGACCATATTAAAAATGGCcactgatacatttttttaatattaaaaatatctaaaagtTGGAAAGGtaaacaacagtaaaaaaaaaagaaaaagaaaaaaaagtgaattttaaacaaaaactaaatatttaagcaGACACTTAAGAAGCCATAAAAATCCATTAACACAGACAATAAAGTCACCGGTTTAACAGTTTAGCAAAACTAGTTGTTGCCAAACCAATAGAGTTCCTATGTTTTGGTGTCaaggtgttttttatttctttttgttgcaGTTTACCTCAAAAGTCAGAACCCGGATCGCTGTCAACTTAACTGTGCCCGCTGGAGGTTGAAAAAGCAGTGGGGTTTGCTAATTGTTATGCTCAGCGGCATTTTCTCCATTCACTGTCTATAGCAGCTCCTTCTCTACAGATTGTACAGTACTGCATACATGTGACCGATATAAACAGACACATACCTTAGTgagagtttttaaaaacaataactggTATGCCGGCTATCACTACATTGGGGAGAGAGTGGCGCAGGAGTTCGTCCTGCAGttggcaggttgctggttcaatccccCGTTCCAACCATCTC
This window harbors:
- the LOC105933357 gene encoding cytochrome c oxidase assembly protein COX20, mitochondrial — protein: MRKSSAVTKIAVQADSPKLNYKEKDRGSTAMAGEEAAGQNKGFKLLGILDVQRTPCAREAILHGAGGSVAAGMLYFLATSRVRRSFDVGFAGFMLTTLGSWFYCRINNAKLRVQQRVIQEGMRNKVVYEGTVLDPTNKPNAEAPPGPP
- the lhb gene encoding gonadotropin subunit beta-2 isoform X2; this translates as MAQDRGLKFSLMVCLFLGASSFIWSLAPAAAFQLPRCQLLNQTISLEKRGCSGCHRVETTICSGYCATKDPNYKTSYNKAIQHVCTYGDLYYKTFEFPECVPGVDPVVTYPVALSCRCGGCAMATSDCTFESLQPDFCMNDIPFYH
- the lhb gene encoding gonadotropin subunit beta-2 isoform X1 yields the protein MAQDRGLKFSLMVCLFLGASSFIWSLAPAAAAFQLPRCQLLNQTISLEKRGCSGCHRVETTICSGYCATKDPNYKTSYNKAIQHVCTYGDLYYKTFEFPECVPGVDPVVTYPVALSCRCGGCAMATSDCTFESLQPDFCMNDIPFYH
- the lhb gene encoding gonadotropin subunit beta-2 precursor; its protein translation is MVCLFLGASSFIWSLAPAAAAFQLPRCQLLNQTISLEKRGCSGCHRVETTICSGYCATKDPNYKTSYNKAIQHVCTYGDLYYKTFEFPECVPGVDPVVTYPVALSCRCGGCAMATSDCTFESLQPDFCMNDIPFYH